Proteins from a single region of Prinia subflava isolate CZ2003 ecotype Zambia chromosome 10, Cam_Psub_1.2, whole genome shotgun sequence:
- the CNN3 gene encoding calponin-3 isoform X2, whose product MTHFNKGPSYGLSAEVKNKLENIGNFIKAIQVYGMKPHDIFEANDLFENGNMTQVQTTLVALAGLAKTKGFHTTIDIGVKYAEKQARSFDAGKLKAGQSVIGLQMGTNKCASQAGMTAYGTRRHLYDPKMQTDKPFDQTTISLQMGTNKGASQAGMLAPGTRRDIYDQKHILQPVDNSTISLQMGTNKVASQKGMSVYGLGRQVYDPKYCAAPTEPVIHNGSQGTGTNGSEISDSDYQAEYPDDYHGEYQDDYQRDYHGQYSDQGIDY is encoded by the exons cTGGAAAACATTGGGAATTTTATCAAAGCCATCCAAGTCTACGGCATGAAGCCACATGATATTTTTGAAGCAAATGATctttttgaaaatggaaatatgaCTCAAGTACAGACTACTCTAGTGGCACTGGCAGGTCTG GCAAAAACTAAGGGTTTTCATACTACAATTGATATTGGTGTCAAATATGCAGAGAAACAAGCACGAAGTTTTGATGCAGGAAAACTAAAAGCTGGTCAAAGTGTAATTGGCCTGCAG ATGGGCACCAACAAGTGTGCCAGTCAGGCAGGCATGACTGCTTATGGAACTAGAAGACACCTGTATGATCCAAAAATGCAGACTGATAAGCCATTTGACCAGACAACGATTAGCCTACAGATGGGCACTAACAAAGGAGCCAGTCAG GCTGGTATGCTGGCACCAGGTACCAGGAGAGACATCTACGACCAGAAGCACATATTACAACCTGTGGATAACTCAACTATTTCGTTACAAATGGGTACCAACAAAGTAGCTTCACAGAAGGGCATGAGTGTGTATGGGCTTGGACGGCAAGTGTATGACCCCAAGTACTGTGCTGCCCCCACAGAACCTGTCATCCATAATGGCAGCCAAGGAACAGGAACGAACGGGTCCGAAATCAGCGATAGCGATTATCAGGCAGAATACCCAGATGACTACCACGGAGAGTACCAAGATGACTATCAAAGAGATTACCATGGGCAGTACAGTGACCAGGGCATTGATTACTAG